The following nucleotide sequence is from Bacillota bacterium.
TGAGGGCGTTCCCGGAGATCGAGAAGGTCCTCCTGTTCGGCTCCCGTGCGCGCGGGGACGCCCGGCCAGACAGCGACTGGGACTTCCTCGTCATCATGCCGAGCTCCCTGCCGCCGGGGCGGCGGACTCTGGCCGTCCGTCGGGCAGCCCGCTTGCGGGGCGTGCCGATGGATTTCCTGGTGAGGACGCCCGAGGAAGTCCGCCGGGGCTTCCCGCTGGCGAAGGAGATCTTCCGAGAGGGCCGGGTGCTGTATGACCGCGGCCGGTGACTGGATCGCGAAGGCGGACGAGGACCTGCGGACGGCCCGCCTTGCGCTGGCCAACGGACTGTGGAGTCCGGCGTGCTTCCACGCACAACAGGCGGGGGAGAAGTGGATCAAGGCGCTCTACGAGACGTTTGGGCTGCCAGTTCCGAGGATCCACGATCTCGAGACGTTGCTCGAAGGTTTGGAGGATCACGGCATCGATGCTTCCTCTGTGATGGAGGCTGCAGCGGTCCTTACGGCATACGGAGTTGATGCGCGCTACCCCGGGTTCGATGCGGACGCCGGGGAGGCCGCGGAGGCGGTCGAGAAGGCCGAGACGCTGGCCGCCTGGGCGGCGCGTCACTTGAGGTCATAGCCGGTCGAACGGAGAGAGAGGCCCCGCTCCGATCGGTGGCTCCGTCTCTGTTGCTCATCACCCAGAGGCGCACGTTCGCCCAGGCGAGCGCCCGCGCCCGGGAGCTGGAGCGCCTCGCCGCGGAGCTCGGCCGGCGCATCGCCGCCTTCCGCCTGGACGAAGCCACCCCTGAGGCGGACCGCGCCACCCCTGGGGTGGCAGAGGAAATCCCGCCCGCAGCCTCGCGCGAAGCCGGCGCCGCGGCGATACGCTGAGGAAGGCCCGCCCAGGGCCGCTCAAGGGGCGGGCGCAGGCATGCGCGAGGCCGGCGGGAGAAAGGCCGCCGGCCTCTCCAGTCGCTGGACGACGGCGCGGATGGCGGCCGGGTCGGGGAGGAGGACAGCGGCGCCGCCCGGCGTCACCCAGTTGCGCACGGCGCCGCTGGCGTAGTCCAGCACCGCCGTGCGGATCCGCTCCGCGGGGATGCGGCTGGCCAGGGCCGCGTAGGCCGGTACCTGGGTGAGCGGGAAGTCGGTGCGGATCATGCGGAAGAGGTCGGCGGCGATGGCCGGGACGCGCGGCAGGTTGGCCGGCCGGAGGAATTGCTCCTTCAGCGCCAGGAGCACCTGCTGCTGGCGCTGGGCGCGGCCCAGGTCGCCCAGCGGGTCGGCGTGGCGCTCGCGGACGTAGGCCAGCGCCTGGGCGCCGTCGAAGTGGTGGAGGCCCGCGGGGATGTAGAGGGGTGCGTAGTGGACCTCGTCCGCGGCGGGGAAGGTGGGGTCGTTCAGCGTGCGCGGCACGTCGACGGTGACGCCGCCCACGTCGTCCACCAGCTTCTGGAAGGCGGAGTAGTCGAGCACCGCGTAGTAGTCGGGGCGGACGCCGGTCAGCCGGTCGACCGCTTCCTCGGCCAGCTGCGGGCCGCCCAGGGCGTAGGCCTCGTTGATGCGCGCCTGCCCGTGGCCGGGGATCTCCACCCAGGTGTCGCGCGGGATGGAGAGGAGCCAGGCGCTCCCGGCGGTCGGGTCGACGGAGACGAGCATCATGGAGTCGCTGAGCGGCGGCATGCCCGGCCCCTGCATGACGCCCAGGACGAGCAACGTGGCCGGGCGGGCCGAGCCGGCGAGCCAGCCGCCGAGGCCCTCGCCGGCCGCCTGGGGGGCGGTGGCGGGAGCGGCGGCCGGGCGGGAGCCGCCCGGGAAGGCGCTGCAGGAAGCGGCCAGGAGCGCCAGCCCGAGCGCGGCCAGGGCGGCCCGGAAAACGATCTTCCGGCGCGGGACGGCGGGGCGCCCGCGGGCGGGGGCGGTTTCGTCGGACACGGCACGACCTCGCATGTCGGGAATCGGGGACTCCGTGACGAAAGACGGCGCGGGGGGCCGGAGGGTTCCACGCGGGGGCCGGGGGCTTCCCCCGCGGCAGGAGCCGCCCCGCCGGCCGCCGGGGGGTGACGGCTGGCGCTAGCGGCGCCAGCGCGGGTCGAGCACGTCGCGCAGCCCGTCGCCCACCAGGTTGAAGCCGAGGACTAGGAGAAGGATGGCGAGCCCCGGGGAGGTGGCCACCCACCACTGGCTCATGATGAAGCGGCGGCCGTCGCTGACCATGAGGCCCCACTCCGGCGCCGGCGGCTGGGCGCCGAAGCCGATGAAGCTGAGGCCGGCGGCGGTCATGATGACGCCGCCCATGTCCAGCGTCGCCTGGACCAGGATGGGCGCCACCGCGTTGGGCAGCA
It contains:
- a CDS encoding nucleotidyltransferase domain-containing protein, whose product is MPSRGGASPRGGGSRLPRQGSGRENVVGAGRGVASDVAAVADEVTRRLLRAFPEIEKVLLFGSRARGDARPDSDWDFLVIMPSSLPPGRRTLAVRRAARLRGVPMDFLVRTPEEVRRGFPLAKEIFREGRVLYDRGR
- a CDS encoding HEPN domain-containing protein, whose amino-acid sequence is MTAAGDWIAKADEDLRTARLALANGLWSPACFHAQQAGEKWIKALYETFGLPVPRIHDLETLLEGLEDHGIDASSVMEAAAVLTAYGVDARYPGFDADAGEAAEAVEKAETLAAWAARHLRS
- a CDS encoding LCP family protein; protein product: MSDETAPARGRPAVPRRKIVFRAALAALGLALLAASCSAFPGGSRPAAAPATAPQAAGEGLGGWLAGSARPATLLVLGVMQGPGMPPLSDSMMLVSVDPTAGSAWLLSIPRDTWVEIPGHGQARINEAYALGGPQLAEEAVDRLTGVRPDYYAVLDYSAFQKLVDDVGGVTVDVPRTLNDPTFPAADEVHYAPLYIPAGLHHFDGAQALAYVRERHADPLGDLGRAQRQQQVLLALKEQFLRPANLPRVPAIAADLFRMIRTDFPLTQVPAYAALASRIPAERIRTAVLDYASGAVRNWVTPGGAAVLLPDPAAIRAVVQRLERPAAFLPPASRMPAPAP